The genomic interval TCCATAAATCACACCTCCTACATCAATTTCAGCATACATAGGTTCTAATCTTATTATCGTTCCTCTTAATCCAACAATCACCAATTTCTCCTTTTTTATAATAAACTCATTAAAGAATCTTTATTTTATTCAACATTTAGGAACGCACTTCTCTCACAAGCTTTAGCTGTCCTTTATTAATACCAATATTTACCTCCTCTCCATCGCTTAAAATCATAATATCCTTACTCTCTGGGAAAAAACTCTCATAAACAACTTCATTTTCCTTTTGCCACGCTACATCACTTGTGATTTTTGCATCTTGAGTTTGTTTATCAAGAGATTCAAGACGCTTATCCAAATCTCTACTTTGTTGCTTAAGGGCTACTAACCTTTCTTTAAGATATTTCGTGCGTTGAAGTAAAATAACGTATTGTGCCATACTATCAATGATATTGCGCTCATTGGGTTTTTTATTTTTTTTGTTTTCCTCCATAATAGCTTTTATTTTTTCTACTACAGGTTTTGTTTTACGCACACGCACCAAATCTTTATTAAGCACAGCAAGGAGGGTATTCATCTCTTGGATATTCTGTGTAATTTGTTCGGTAATAGATTGCACCTCTTCTTGTGCCTTAAGAGAAGCACGCGAAGAGAGTGTAAAACGATTTTCTCCTCCGCTCATATTTTTAATATGTAAATGCTCTGACACAAAGATCTTTGTGTGGGAATGTAAGGTAGCAATTGTAATATTTCTTGCTTTAATAGTGCCTCCATTTGCTTGCTCAATAAATACTTCTTCGCCATCTATATTACCTAATTCAAGGCGCTCTACACGAACTTTATCGCCCATAACTTCACCTTTATGCAAATCAATATTTACTTCATCAGCTTTTATCGTGGAGCTTTGATGTGTTTGCCCATTGATTTCAATCTTCTTCCCTACTATTTTAGTATTTTCTGCCACACTTCCAAAAATTTTTATTTCACTTGCCTCAAGCGTAATACCTGCACCTATCGCATCTTGATTGGGGTCGCCACAAGTTACTTCTACTACAAAACCTTTTTTGTCACCTCCAAGCAATGAACCATTTTTACGTGAGCTCACTTCTGCAAAATTAAAATCTGTAATTACACGTAACTCACCCTCACTCATTCCTACATAGCCATCTTGTAATGCATAATACTCAATGCTCCCCTCTTTTTCTTCTTTGCGAAACTCATTATCTTTAAATTTAAGCTTTGCTTCTTCATTACCAATATCTGCACCCTCTGCATGTTTTTTGGCGTGTATATATTCACCCTTAAGGTTACGTCCGCTTACACCTACCTGTGGTTTAAGGCTTAAACCCACCAAATCTCCACTCTTTGCAGCATAAGAAGCAAAATCTATACTTTGAGTATGTGTTTTATTCCATTCATCTTTAAGCGTAAATATGAATTTTGCCCCCATTTCTGGTATGAATCCACTTGCCTTAGCAAGGGCAATGCTTTGAGAAGATTGTATTTTCCCTTGAATATTAAGATGAGAAAATAGCTCTTTGAGCGCATTAATTTCTTGTTTAATATCCTCATCAAATAACCTCACAATAATATGTTGACATATTTTTTTACGCGTAATCTCTGTATAAAGCTCTTCAAAAAATGTATCATCATTACGCACTTCTAGCCCTTCTTTAAGCTCCAAAACTAATTCATAACATTCACTATCCATTTTAAGCCCAACAAAAGGTGCTAAATCCCCTTTTTTTAATCCACGCAACAAAATATCATAAACCTGTTTAATTTCAAAATCATTTTTATTATATTCTGCATCATCACTTAGAATCCTTGCTCTCTCCTGTCCTTCAAGTAGGCTAAAATCCTTCTTTTTTTCGCCTCTATAAAAAGTGCTAATGCGCAATATATCAAAGCTTACCATATGCTCTTCAAAGGCATAAAGTTCAGTTATTTTTTTAAGTTCCATACCTACATCAACACAGCCCTTAATTGAGATAGGTTCAAAAAACTGCATAAAAACCTCCATAGCTTAAAGTTTGTTTATTGTAGCTATAATTCTACACTTTATTTCTTTATTAAAAGGCAAAATTTGATTAAAAAAGCATTTTTAACAAATAGTAGCGGAATTTTACTCTCTAGGATAGCAGGATTAATTCGTGATTTATGCACAGCAAAATTTCTAGGTGCAAGCGTGTATAGCGATATTTTCTTTGCTGCTTTTAAGCTCCCTAACCTCTTTCGCCGTGTATTTGGTGAAGGAGCCTTTACACAAAGTTTTTTGCCTAACTTCATTCATAGTCGCAAAAAAGGTATGTTTGCCTTGATTACTTTTATTATTTTTGCAGTTTTTATTTTATTTCTCTCGCTTTTGGTGGTATTTTTTAGTGGATTCTTTACAAAACTTCTTGCGTATGGTTTTAATGATGCAACCATTGAGCTTGCCAAACCCATTGTGGTGATTAATTTTTGGTATTTAGAACTTGTTTTTATTGTTACTTTTCTTTCCTCTTTATTGCAATATAAAAACTGCTTTTGGGTTAATGCTTACAATACCGCGCTTTTAAATATTGCAATGATTAGCGCTTTGCTTTTAGCACAAAATAAAGATTCTATGCAAATTGTCTATATGCTAAGTTATGGTGTGCTATGCGGTGGAGTAGCGCAAATTATACTCCATTTTTATCCACTCTATCGCTTGGGATTTTTTAAACTCTTATGGGTAGGTGTGATAGAGTTGTGGCAATGGATACACATTAAAGAACCAAATTCTAAACTCAAATGCAAAATCCGCTATGCCAAAATTGAAATAAAAACTTTCTTTAAACAATTCTTTCCTGCTATGCTCGGGAGCTCTACAGCCCAACTTGCTACTTTTACAGATACACTCCTCGCCTCATTTCTTATCAGCGGGAGTATTAGCGCACTCTATTATGCTAACAGAATCTTTCAGTTTCCCCTTGCAATCTTTGCCATAGCCATATCAACCGCACTCTTTCCCCTTGTAGCAAAAGCAATTAAAAACAAACAAGCCGATGTCGCACTTAATGCCTTAAAAAAATCATTTTGGTTTTTGCTTATTGTCCTTTGTGTATGTGTGCTTGGTGGTATTATGCTAAGCGAAGAGATTATCAGCCTTCTTTATCAATGGGGAAAATTCAGTGCAGATGACACTCTTATCGTAGCACAAGTTTTTAGCGCGTATATGATTGGTTTAGTGCCTTTTGGGTTAAGTAAAATTTTCTCCCTTTGGCTTTATTCTCATCAAATGCAAGGCAAAGCCGCAAAGATTTCAGCTATCTCTTTAGGCTGTGGGGTAATATTCTCTCTTGTGCTTATGCACCCATTTGGGGCAATGGGATTAGCATTATCGGGCAGTTTGAGCGGATTTGTGCTTTTTGTCCTCACAATTAGAATCTTTGGCTTCAAACAATTCTTAGCTATAATAAATAACAAAAAAGCGTGGTTACTTCTTGTAGGCATTGTGGGTTTGGAATCTCTACTTTTGTGGTATCTCAAACCCTATGTCAAAGCACTCGTTGATGCTTTTCATCTCTTTGTAAGGAACATTTTATGATTACTCTTTTTGATAGTGCTAAAAAACAAAAGATCCCTTTTACTCCTATACAAGATAATCAGATTCGATTATATGTGTGCGGTCCAACTGTGTATGATGATGCTCATTTAGGGCACGCTCGTAGCTCTATTGTTTTTGATTTATGGCGACGATTATTTTTATTTTTGGGATTTGAAGTAGTATTTGTTAAAAACTTTACAGACATTGATGATAAAATTATTAAAAAATCTCTTCAAAACAATGCAAGTGTGCAAGAGATAGGTTCGCACTATATCCATTCATATCTTAAAGATATGGCTTCTCTTGGCGTATTGCGTGCAGATATTGAGCCAAAAGCAACCGATAATCTACCCCAAATGTGCGAGATGATACAAACCTTGCTTCATAAAGGTTACGCTTATGAGGGTGAAAATAGTGATATTTATCTTCGTATCCACAAAGATAAAAACTATGGTGCTCTCTCTCAACGCCTTGAACAAAGCCATACCCAAAGTCGTATTCAAAATGCACAAGACAAGCTTGAACATAATGATTTTGCCCTTTGGAAAGGTTATAAGGGAGAGAATGATATTGCATATGATAGTCCATTTGGCAAAGGGCGTCCCGGCTGGCATATTGAATGTTCTGCAATGATTGAAAAACACTTAGCATACCAAAATGAAGAATATGGTATTGATATTCACGCAGGAGGATCAGATTTGCTCTTCCCTCATCACGAAAATGAAGCCTCACAAACGCGTTGTGCTACAGGAAGAGAAATTGCTAAATATTGGCTACACAATGGTTTTGTGAATATCAATGGTGAAAAAATGAGCAAATCTCTTGGCAATAGCTTTTTTATCAAAGATGCGCTAAAAGTCTATGATGGAGAGATTTTACGTAATTATTTGCTGGGCGTGCATTATCGCTTGGCACTCAATTTTAATGAAGAGGATTTGTTACAAAGCAAAAAACGACTTGATAAACTCTATCGCCTTAAAAAACGTGTTATAGAATCTCACATACAATCTCCTCAAATTACAAGAGAAGAAATAAAGCAATTTACTCACAATATCAAAGAAACCGCCAAAGAAGCGCATAAAACATTTTTATCCTCACTTGTTGAGGCTTTAAGCGATGATTATAATATCTCAAAAGCTTTGAGCATTATTGAGGATATGCTCTCTACAAGCAATGAATATTTAGACAAAAATCCTAAAGATAAAGCCTATAAGCAAGCTATTAAAGCAAATCTCGCGTGTATTGAATTTTTACTCGGGCTTGGAGGTAAATCCACACAAAGTTATTTTCAGCTTGGACTTGATGAAAAAACTAAGCAAGAGATAGAATCTAAAATTGCTAAGCGTCAAGAAGCAAAAGCACAAAAAAACTATGCACTTGCTGATAAGTTACGCGATGAGCTAAAATCGCAAGGTATTGAAATTATGGACACTCCTCAAGGCAGCACTTGGGAAAAAATCTAAGCTACATATCTACATATATCATCTGTGCAGCACTCAAAATTACTTTAGATGTAATAATATCTTGGGTAATGCGCTCTTTAAGCAAATTTAAATCACTAAAACTCTGATTGTCTCGTATTTTACGCACAAAACATATACTTGCCATATCGCTTTCACACACAATCTCCTTATCAAGGATATGGCTTTCAATACTAAAATGCCTATCTGTGCTTAAACGATGTCCCACAAAACATACACTTGGCATTATTTTTTCATTTACTTTGGTAAAACTTGCATACACGCCCTCTTGTGGTATTACATAGCCTCTCGTTTGAATATTTATTGTCGGATAAAGTCTCTTTGAGCCTAGATTCTGTCCTTTAATAATAGTGCCTTGTAAATGATAATAACGTCCAAGCATAGCTACTGCCATATCCATATCACCATAGCGAATAAATTCTTTAATTAAACTTGAATGCACACCTACACCATTTATACGATATTCTGGCATAATAACAACCTCGCCTGCAAATAAATGGCATAAATCACTCGCGCTAAAAGCCCTATTTTTTCCAAAATGAAAGTCATAGCCCACCACAAGACGTTTAAGGGAGGGAAATTTCTCTTTTAATATAGTTATAAATTTTTCGCCACTCCAATGTGAAATCTCTTCAAAAGCTACATAAATAAGAGCGCAGGGACTATATTGTTCTTTAGAGGGTGTAAGGCACATATCATCAAATTTTCCTTCAATGCAAAGCAAAGCACCTTTTTTATCCAAATGCTTAAAAAGCTCTTTGTGTGCTAAATGCATACCATCAAATTTTCCTAGTGCTAATGATTGCACTTCTTTATCGCTGCACATAGACAAAAAATTCTTCATTTCCTTCCTTTCCGCTTAATATACTTTGAGATGTGTGCAAGATTCTAAAACCTCTTGTTTGCACATAAGCACAAAAATCTGCAAGAGCAATATGTGCGAGTGTTTTGTCTTTTAATACGCCTTTTTTATCGCGTTTTGCTGCGCGTCCTACCTCAAATTGTGGTTTAAAGAGCCATATACACTCTGCGCTTACAAGTCGCTCAAAACTTTCCATAAGCTTATATAATGAAATAAAGCTCACATCGCACACTACTATATCAAAATACTCACAAGGCTCAAATTCTCGCACATCACATTCTTCAAAAACTCTTACACGCTCATCATCTCGCATATTCTGATGAAGCTGATTTTTCCCTACATCAACACATACTATTTCAGACACACCAAAATTTAAAAGCACTTGGGCAAATCCTCCTGTGCTTGAACCAATATCAAGCGCTCTTTTGCCTACTAAATATCCTTCCTCCCATAACCCCTTGCACACAAGCTCTTCAAAAAAGCCTCTTAATTTGTATCCTGCACGTCCAAGCAATAAGCCTTGTGTGTCTATATCTACCTCATCGCTGCTTTTTAAAGGTAAAGAGCTTTTATATACCACTTTGCCATTTACCCGCACACAGCCAGATTCTATCGCCTCTTGAGCTTTAGTGCGAGAAGATAAAAGTGTTTTAAGGTAAATATCAAGTCGCTGCATTATTTTGATTATTTTGTAAGATTGCTTTTTGCTTTTGCATAGCTAAAATCAACGCTCATATTTCCTACACCTGCAATTTCTACATTAAATTGTAGCATATCTTTGCCACGCGCACCTATAGATTCAAAAACCACTTTATACATATCATTATAAATAACATCAGGCTTTAGAAACTCCATATCCGCAGTGCTTAGTTTGCTGACATTGCTAGGTTTTATACTTTTATAAATATTTTTTAAAGAAAATTGTAAATCTTTTAATTTCACTTGTCCAAGCTTATCGTATAACTCTACAAAAAATACTTCTTTATTATCACTTCCTCCAAAAGTATCATCAACTTCATTCATATATCGCACAATCATCACAACTCGCGTGTGATTATGTATTAAAATTTGAGATTTTCTCATAGCTTGTATTTCGCGCTCTTTAAAGGCTCTTTTTTCTTTAGAATCCTCATATGCTGAAGTAATGTGTATAAAATCTTTACGATAAAAATCACTACAACCTGCAATCCACACATTCATACATATTCCTGTGATAACACACATACAAAGCCTCAATATAACCACATTTTCCCTTTTTCCTTTGTTTATCTTTAATTTTGTAAATGATACTTATTAGATTCTAAAATTATGGGAATTTTATCACAAAGTTTGCTACAATACCCAAATTTATCCCCAAAAGGAGATTTATGCGCCCGCCCAAACATCTCTTACGCACAAGCGATCTTGATAATTCACAAATAGAAACAATTTTACAACAAGCCCAAACCTACAAAGATATGCACCATAGAGAGAATCTTAAAAACAAAACTATTATTACCATTTTTTTTGAAAACTCCACGCGCACACTCTCAAGCTTTGAAATCGCTGCTAAACGCTTAAGTGCTGATGTTGTGCGACTTGATGTGAGTAAAAGCTCCACTACAAAGGGAGAGAGTATGTCTGATACTGCAGCCAATCTCAATGCAATGAATCCAAGCGCAATTATCATTCGTCATAAAAATGCAGGAGCTGGATATTATCTTAAATTCCAAGTGAGCTGCCCTATCATCAATGCAGGAGATGGTGCGCACGCACACCCTACACAAGCCCTACTTGATTTACTCACACTTAAAGAACATTTTGATAATGATTTAAACAATCTCAAAGGTAAAAAAATTGCAATTATTGGTGATATTGTAAATTCCCGTGTGGCAAATAGCAATATTGAGCTGCTCTCGCGTTTTGGTATGGAAGTGATTCTCGTTGCCCCACCTCATTTTCTTCCATCCACACATTTACGCACTTGCTACTCTTTGCGAGAAATTGCCAAAGAAGTTGATGTATTTATGAGTTTGCGCACTCAAACAGAAAGACACGATAAACAAATTTATGGCTCACTCAAAGACTATGCTTCACAATACTGCCTCACGCCCGAGATTCTAAGCGATAGAGATGTTATTGTTTTACATCCTGGACCTGTTCATCGTAACATTGATATTGATGATGAAGTGCTTAAAGACCCACGTTGCAAAGTTTTAGAGCAGGTAACTAACGGCGTATGTGTGCGTATGGCAGTGCTTGAATTTTGTATCTGCACATAAAGTTTATTTGATATTAAGTCTCAATTAAGCATAAAATGTTAGAATACATATTGTATTCTAAAAAATACGTAAATTTATTTGAAATATCTGCAAATATTTCAAACCTCAAATTAAGGATAAAAAATGAAAAAAACTTTAGTAGTTGCAGCCTTAGGAGGCTTATTTGCTTCAAGCGTGAATGCTTTTGATTACAAAGTAAGTGGTTCGGCGGAAAGTTTTACAAAATGGGGCTTTAATAATCAAAAACTTGATATACCCAACAATCAAGCTCCCACAGAGAGTTTTACGACATTATTTGCACAGCTTAATCTCAATGCAGATTTAGGAGCTGGATTTAAAGCAGGGTTTGGCGGGGCTTTGGGTGGATTAGCTTTTGATTCTACACGAAATGACCCTATATTGGATGGTGTAGGCTCTCCTGTTATTACTTCTTATTTTGGGACTGCGTGGGATAAGGCAAAAGTGCAAAATTATATGGTGCAAAATGCCTTTTTAGAGTATAGCTATAGTGATAATGTCTATTTTAAAGCCGGACGTTATCAATCTGGCAAGGTAGGTGAGTGGTTTAGTGGCTATAATCAAGGAGCAGAGGGTTATTTACAAGCTGGAAGTGTGAAACTCTGGGGATTTTTATCAAATCGCCGTGCCTTTGCGTATGACCAATGGTTTAATGATTTCTATCGTGTTCACGGAATTTATGGGGGAGGGGCTACGCGTAATACCTATGCTTTGGGGCTTAATCTTACTTTTGGTGGGCTTACACTCTCTGGATTCTCTTATTATACACCCGGAATAGTAACTGCTCCGGGCGCAAGTATTACCTTTGATACCAATCCAAACAAAGAATCTCAAGGCTTTAGAAGTATTACCAAACTTCGTTTTCTCGCACCTATAGCGGATATAAGCCAAAGAATCAATGCTAAAAGGTGGGGAGAGATAGATAAACACTCTTATACACTTTATCTTGAGCAACGATTTGAAGTCAATCTATTTAACTTTGGTGCAGGATATTATCAAAACTTTGGCAATGCAAATGAACTCATTGGACGCTGGGGAAATCCTATCTCTATTGATATTTGGACAGGAAGCGCATATGATATAGGACAATCCTTAAATGACATCATCGGCAGAAATGCCATTACAGGTTTTGGGTATATCGGGGCAAACTATAGCAGCTTTGATTGGAAAATATTAGGACGTGGAACAAACAGCCCGCGAAGTGCAGAACAAAGTGTGGCATTTATTCTTAATTATCAAATCCGCGAAGACATCGCTGTAGGTGGAAAACTAGAATGGTTTAGTGATACAACTAAGAAAGGGTATAGTCCTCTTGGAGGCTCTTATCAGTCTCAAAATAATGGTGGCACTATGCTTACTCAAAACCGCAAAGATGACCGATCTCACGCATTTTTCTATATACGCCATATATTCTAAAACTTATGGATTGTGGTATAATGCTGGCTCATAGAATCTTACCTAACATTAAGATTCTATAAATTTATCATTAATTATATCATTATAACAATCCTAAGGAGTAAAAATGGATACCAATGAGAAAGAATCTATAACATCTCAACAAAACACAAAAGAGCAGATAAAAGCGAAGTTTCTTGCTGATAAGGCACGTTTTATCACTGCTGGTGTGCTTATAGTTGCACTTATTTTAATTTTAAGCATTGATTCAACCTTACTTACTTGTATCGTGCTTGCTATTATTTGCCTCATTGGTGTGCAAGAATCCCTTAAACTCTATGCTCTCCCACCTGCATTACATTATTATATTGCTACAGCTTTTATTTGGGTGCTTGCATACTTTAATGAACGCATAATAGAATCTGCACTTTTTACTCTTGTGATTTACGCTTCCTATCTTGCTTATAGCAAAAAAATCTCGCCTAAAACCCTGCTTCCATTTATTTATCCTGTGTTGCCGTTTTTAAGCATTTACGCACTCTATAAAGACGCCGGAGGAGCTGGAGTATGGGTGATTGTATGGCTTATTGTCATTGTAGCCCTCACTGACACAGGAGCATATCTTGGAGGAAAAGCTTTTGGTAAAACGCCTTTTTGTCCTACGAGCCCCAAAAAAACCATTGAGGGTGTTATTTGTGGGGTAATTTGTGGGGTAATTTGTGGCTCTATTGTGGGAATTGGCACTTGTGGAAACTTCTTATACTCACTTGGTATTACTTTTGTAGTCGCAATTTCTTCTGTCTTTGGCGATTTATTTGAGAGTTATCTCAAACGCGAAGCAGGTGTGAAAGATAGTGGCTCTGTGTTGCCTGGACACGGTGGTGTGCTTGATAGGCTTGATGCTGTGCTTTTTGGTGCAATAGTAATGCACTTTTTACTTTTCTTTTTGCCCGGTTACAAAGACTTGGCAATTATGCTCTAATTAATGATTTTACTTGGTAGCACAGGGAGCATTGGCACAAACGCCCTTGAAGTTGCCTCACATTTTGATATACCCATAGAATCTCTGTGTGCTGGGAAAAATATCACGCTTTTAAATCAACAAATCGCACACTATGCGCCAAAAAATGTTTGTATTGCTGATAAAAATGACGCCCATAAACTCATAAATGGCAACTATAAGCTGTTTTTTGGGAGTGAGGGCATACTAGAAATGATAGAATCCTCTCATTCTCATCTACTGCTGAATGCCCTTGTAGGATTTGCTGGATTAAAACCTAGCTTTAAAGCCTTGCAATGTAACAAAAAACTCGCTCTTGCAAATAAAGAATCCCTAGTAAATGCTGGCTGGCTCTTGCAAAATGCAGATATTACTCCCATTGATAGCGAACATTTTGGCTTATGGTATTTACAAAACAATCGCCCAATAACTAAACTTTATATTACTGCAAGCGGTGGAGCTTTTAGGGATTATCCACTAGATAAAATCGCCCTTGCTACCCCACAAGAAGCACTTAAACACCCAAATTGGCAAATGGGATATAAAATCACCATAGATTCTGCAAGTATGGCAAATAAACTTTTTGAAATACTTGAAGCGCGTTGGCTCTTCGATATAGAATCTATTGATGCCTTTATTGAGCCAAGCTCAAGTATGCACGCACTTATTGAATTTGCAGATGGGAGCATTACAACACATATAAGCACGCCTGATATGAAGCTCCCTATTGCCTATGCACTTGATAAAGATAAGGCAGCACAAATGCCTTTTATCCAGCCTTTGGATATACAATCCCTCTGCCTTGCTCTTAAAAACATTGATACGCTTCGTTATCCGCTATGGAATCTTAAAGACACGCTTTTACATACACCACAAAAAGGCATTGTGCTAAATGCAAGCAATGAAATAGCCATAGAAGCGTTCTTAGCACAAAAAATACCTTTTGGACATATAAGTGCGCTTATTTTGGCGATGATGGAATATTTTGATAGCTTTAAGTTTGCTTCTTTGTGTGATTTAGAATCCATACAAGCCTTTGATAACCAAGTGCGTGCAGTCTCATCACAATGGTTAGAGAGAAAAATTAAAGAATAAATCAAACAAATTTGTTGTATATGCAACTTTTTGTTGCATTTGCACTACAAAAAAAAAAAAAGCGTTTTAAATTTTGTTTTTGCACTTATGTAGTGCTATAATTGTATGTCTCTAGTATCAAATGATACTAAAACTTTTAGACAAAAGGATTAAAATGAAAAAGATTCTTATCTCAAGTGCATTAGCAGCAAGCCTATTTGGTGTAGCTCAAGCACAAACAAGTGGGCTTTTTGTAGGGGTAAATGCAGGAGTGCCTATTACTACGCCCTCATATGGTCCTGCTATACCAAATTCTAGTATGTTTCCTACAAGCGGAATAGGCTGGGCAGTAGGACTAGATGTAGGCTATAAACAAGTCTTGAGCGAAAACTATGGTTTAAAATACTATATCAGCTATAACTACAATCAAAGCAAAGGTTCTAAGGATAATAGCCCTTTACCTAAAGTAAATGCTGATATTAATCAACATCTTATCACTGCAAATGTGGATTATTACTTTAATTTCACTCCTGCTTTTGGTGCATATATCGGTATTGGTGTAGGCTATCAACAATATGATCCTACTTGGAAAATAGCTGGAAATGCTATGCCTACTGAAGCTAAAGGCGGACTTGCCGTGCCTGTAAATGTGGGGCTTACCTATAACTTTAATGATGCAAGTCAAATCCTCCTTGGAGCAAAAATTCCATTACTAGGCTATGATTATAAAATTACGCAACCTGTTGTAGGAGATGTGAAAGCAGCTACACTTCGCACTTACATCGTGCAAATTGGCTATAACTACACTTTCTAAATGTTTTTCCCTGCTTTCTATCAAAGAAGCGGGGAAGCAATCTTAAACTTTATTACCCTAAAAAAA from Helicobacter hepaticus ATCC 51449 carries:
- the dxr gene encoding 1-deoxy-D-xylulose-5-phosphate reductoisomerase, producing the protein MILLGSTGSIGTNALEVASHFDIPIESLCAGKNITLLNQQIAHYAPKNVCIADKNDAHKLINGNYKLFFGSEGILEMIESSHSHLLLNALVGFAGLKPSFKALQCNKKLALANKESLVNAGWLLQNADITPIDSEHFGLWYLQNNRPITKLYITASGGAFRDYPLDKIALATPQEALKHPNWQMGYKITIDSASMANKLFEILEARWLFDIESIDAFIEPSSSMHALIEFADGSITTHISTPDMKLPIAYALDKDKAAQMPFIQPLDIQSLCLALKNIDTLRYPLWNLKDTLLHTPQKGIVLNASNEIAIEAFLAQKIPFGHISALILAMMEYFDSFKFASLCDLESIQAFDNQVRAVSSQWLERKIKE
- a CDS encoding phosphatidate cytidylyltransferase produces the protein MDTNEKESITSQQNTKEQIKAKFLADKARFITAGVLIVALILILSIDSTLLTCIVLAIICLIGVQESLKLYALPPALHYYIATAFIWVLAYFNERIIESALFTLVIYASYLAYSKKISPKTLLPFIYPVLPFLSIYALYKDAGGAGVWVIVWLIVIVALTDTGAYLGGKAFGKTPFCPTSPKKTIEGVICGVICGVICGSIVGIGTCGNFLYSLGITFVVAISSVFGDLFESYLKREAGVKDSGSVLPGHGGVLDRLDAVLFGAIVMHFLLFFLPGYKDLAIML
- a CDS encoding bifunctional riboflavin kinase/FAD synthetase produces the protein MKNFLSMCSDKEVQSLALGKFDGMHLAHKELFKHLDKKGALLCIEGKFDDMCLTPSKEQYSPCALIYVAFEEISHWSGEKFITILKEKFPSLKRLVVGYDFHFGKNRAFSASDLCHLFAGEVVIMPEYRINGVGVHSSLIKEFIRYGDMDMAVAMLGRYYHLQGTIIKGQNLGSKRLYPTINIQTRGYVIPQEGVYASFTKVNEKIMPSVCFVGHRLSTDRHFSIESHILDKEIVCESDMASICFVRKIRDNQSFSDLNLLKERITQDIITSKVILSAAQMIYVDM
- a CDS encoding aspartate carbamoyltransferase catalytic subunit, which translates into the protein MRPPKHLLRTSDLDNSQIETILQQAQTYKDMHHRENLKNKTIITIFFENSTRTLSSFEIAAKRLSADVVRLDVSKSSTTKGESMSDTAANLNAMNPSAIIIRHKNAGAGYYLKFQVSCPIINAGDGAHAHPTQALLDLLTLKEHFDNDLNNLKGKKIAIIGDIVNSRVANSNIELLSRFGMEVILVAPPHFLPSTHLRTCYSLREIAKEVDVFMSLRTQTERHDKQIYGSLKDYASQYCLTPEILSDRDVIVLHPGPVHRNIDIDDEVLKDPRCKVLEQVTNGVCVRMAVLEFCICT
- the tlyA gene encoding 23S rRNA (cytidine-2'-O)-methyltransferase TlyA, which translates into the protein MQRLDIYLKTLLSSRTKAQEAIESGCVRVNGKVVYKSSLPLKSSDEVDIDTQGLLLGRAGYKLRGFFEELVCKGLWEEGYLVGKRALDIGSSTGGFAQVLLNFGVSEIVCVDVGKNQLHQNMRDDERVRVFEECDVREFEPCEYFDIVVCDVSFISLYKLMESFERLVSAECIWLFKPQFEVGRAAKRDKKGVLKDKTLAHIALADFCAYVQTRGFRILHTSQSILSGKEGNEEFFVYVQR
- the murJ gene encoding murein biosynthesis integral membrane protein MurJ; protein product: MIKKAFLTNSSGILLSRIAGLIRDLCTAKFLGASVYSDIFFAAFKLPNLFRRVFGEGAFTQSFLPNFIHSRKKGMFALITFIIFAVFILFLSLLVVFFSGFFTKLLAYGFNDATIELAKPIVVINFWYLELVFIVTFLSSLLQYKNCFWVNAYNTALLNIAMISALLLAQNKDSMQIVYMLSYGVLCGGVAQIILHFYPLYRLGFFKLLWVGVIELWQWIHIKEPNSKLKCKIRYAKIEIKTFFKQFFPAMLGSSTAQLATFTDTLLASFLISGSISALYYANRIFQFPLAIFAIAISTALFPLVAKAIKNKQADVALNALKKSFWFLLIVLCVCVLGGIMLSEEIISLLYQWGKFSADDTLIVAQVFSAYMIGLVPFGLSKIFSLWLYSHQMQGKAAKISAISLGCGVIFSLVLMHPFGAMGLALSGSLSGFVLFVLTIRIFGFKQFLAIINNKKAWLLLVGIVGLESLLLWYLKPYVKALVDAFHLFVRNIL
- a CDS encoding outer membrane family protein codes for the protein MKKTLVVAALGGLFASSVNAFDYKVSGSAESFTKWGFNNQKLDIPNNQAPTESFTTLFAQLNLNADLGAGFKAGFGGALGGLAFDSTRNDPILDGVGSPVITSYFGTAWDKAKVQNYMVQNAFLEYSYSDNVYFKAGRYQSGKVGEWFSGYNQGAEGYLQAGSVKLWGFLSNRRAFAYDQWFNDFYRVHGIYGGGATRNTYALGLNLTFGGLTLSGFSYYTPGIVTAPGASITFDTNPNKESQGFRSITKLRFLAPIADISQRINAKRWGEIDKHSYTLYLEQRFEVNLFNFGAGYYQNFGNANELIGRWGNPISIDIWTGSAYDIGQSLNDIIGRNAITGFGYIGANYSSFDWKILGRGTNSPRSAEQSVAFILNYQIREDIAVGGKLEWFSDTTKKGYSPLGGSYQSQNNGGTMLTQNRKDDRSHAFFYIRHIF
- the cysS gene encoding cysteine--tRNA ligase; translated protein: MTLFDSAKKQKIPFTPIQDNQIRLYVCGPTVYDDAHLGHARSSIVFDLWRRLFLFLGFEVVFVKNFTDIDDKIIKKSLQNNASVQEIGSHYIHSYLKDMASLGVLRADIEPKATDNLPQMCEMIQTLLHKGYAYEGENSDIYLRIHKDKNYGALSQRLEQSHTQSRIQNAQDKLEHNDFALWKGYKGENDIAYDSPFGKGRPGWHIECSAMIEKHLAYQNEEYGIDIHAGGSDLLFPHHENEASQTRCATGREIAKYWLHNGFVNINGEKMSKSLGNSFFIKDALKVYDGEILRNYLLGVHYRLALNFNEEDLLQSKKRLDKLYRLKKRVIESHIQSPQITREEIKQFTHNIKETAKEAHKTFLSSLVEALSDDYNISKALSIIEDMLSTSNEYLDKNPKDKAYKQAIKANLACIEFLLGLGGKSTQSYFQLGLDEKTKQEIESKIAKRQEAKAQKNYALADKLRDELKSQGIEIMDTPQGSTWEKI